Proteins encoded within one genomic window of Ursus arctos isolate Adak ecotype North America unplaced genomic scaffold, UrsArc2.0 scaffold_9, whole genome shotgun sequence:
- the UTP3 gene encoding something about silencing protein 10 has product MVGRSRRRGAAKWAAVRAKAGPGPEHENEDDLELPPSPGDSSYYQDKVDDFHEARSRAALAKGWSEVESEDEEEDGDEEEEVLALDIADEDDEDGESAEDDDDDGGSSVQSEAEVSVDPSLSWGQRKKLYYDTDYGSKSRSRQSQQEVEEEEREEEEEAQLIQRRLAQALEEDDFGVTWVEAFAKPVPQVDEAETRVVKDLAKVSVKEKLKMLRKESPELLELIEDLKVKLTEVKDELEPLLQLVEQGIIPPGKGSQYLRTKYNLYLNYCSNISFYLILKARRAPAHGHPVIERLVTYRNLINKLSVVDQKLSSEIRHLLTLKDDAGKKELNSKVKSTKAKPKSVSETAAAASAVTGISDDSDLDEEAALKYYKEIEDKQKLKRKKEENSIEEQALEDQNAKRAITYQIAKNRGLTPRRKKIDRNPRVKHREKFRRAKIRRRGQVREVRREEQRYTGELSGIRAGVKKSIKLK; this is encoded by the coding sequence ATGGTGGGGAGATCCCGGCGGCGCGGAGCGGCCAAGTGGGCAGCTGTGCGAGCCAAGGCAGGTCCCGGCCCAGAGCACGAAAATGAAGACGACTTAGAATTGCCACCCTCGCCGGGGGACTCCAGCTACTACCAAGATAAGGTAGATGATTTCCATGAGGCCCGATCCCGTGCTGCCTTGGCTAAAGGCTGGAGCGAGGTGGAGAgtgaggacgaggaggaggatgGCGATGAGGAGGAAGAGGTTCTAGCCCTAGATATTGCTGATGAGGACGATGAAGATGGAGAGAGTGCGGaggatgacgatgatgatggtgggAGCTCTGTGCAGAGTGAGGCCGAGGTATCTGTGGATCCCAGTTTGTCGTGGGGTCAGAGGAAAAAACTTTACTATGACACAGACTACGGTTCCAAGTCCCGAAGCCGGCAAAGTCAAcaagaagtagaggaggaggaaagggaggaggaagaggaagcgcAGCTAATTCAGCGACGCCTCGCCCAAGCCCTGGAAGAGGATGATTTTGGGGTGACCTGGGTAGAGGCCTTTGCAAAACCAGTACCTCAAGTAGATGAAGCTGAGACCCGGGTCGTGAAGGATCTGGCGAAAGTTTCAGTGAAAGAGAAGCTGAAGATGCTGCGGAAAGAATCACCAGAACTCTTGGAACTGATAGAAGACCTGAAAGTTAAGCTGACAGAGGTGAAGGATGAGCTGGAGCCATTGCTACAGTTGGTGGAGCAAGGGATCATTCCACCCGGAAAAGGAAGCCAATACCTGAGAACCAAGTACAACCTCTATCTGAACTACTGCTCCAATATCAGCTTTTATTTGATCCTGAAAGCCAGGAGAGCCCCTGCACATGGACATCCTGTCATAGAAAGGCTTGTTACCTACCGAAATTTGATCAACAAGCTGTCAGTTGTAGATCAGAAGCTGTCTTCTGAAATTCGTCATCTACTCACACTTAAAGATGATGCTGGAAAGAAAGAACTGAATTCAAAAGTGAAATCCACCAAGGCCAAGCCAAAATCTGTTTCAGAGactgctgctgctgcctctgctgTTACAGGTATTTCTGATGATTCTGATCTTGATGAAGAAGCTGCACTGAAATACTATAAAGAGATAGAAGACAAGcaaaagttgaaaagaaagaaagaagaaaatagtattGAAGAACAGGCTCTTGAAGATCAAAATGCAAAGAGAGCCATTACCTACCAGATTGCTAAAAATAGAGGACTTACACCTAGAAGAAAGAAGATTGATCGCAATCCTAGAGTGAAACACCGGGAGAAGTTCAGAAGAGCCAAAATTCGCAGAAGAGGCCAAGTTCGTGAGGTTCGTAGAGAAGAGCAACGTTACACTGGTGAACTCTCTGGCATTCGTGCAGGAGTTAAAAAGAGCATTAAGCTTAAATAA